In a genomic window of Streptomyces pristinaespiralis:
- a CDS encoding UbiA family prenyltransferase gives MSLYPSATSLRATHRLPVLLRASHPEASVAVTVFVTALALSAGRGTAGSLGVGAAVLAGQLSVGWCNDAVDARRDTAVGRRDKPVAAGALARRVVWGAAAAALALCVPLSLLGGVTAATVHLAGVLAGGWAYNLLLKGTVFSPLPYALGFASLPAFVTLGLPSQPWPAWWATMGSAVLGVGAHLVNVLPDIEDDLATGVRGLPQRLGPTACRWLAPAVMLTALGVLTAGPPGTAGAAGWAVAAVAGCAAVAATAVRHGDRRWPFRAAIAVAGLAVVQLLLRGADIA, from the coding sequence GTGTCTCTATACCCCTCCGCGACTTCCCTTCGGGCGACACACCGGCTGCCGGTGTTGCTGCGTGCGAGCCACCCGGAGGCGTCGGTCGCCGTGACCGTGTTCGTCACCGCGCTCGCCCTGTCGGCCGGCCGTGGGACGGCCGGTTCGCTGGGCGTCGGGGCGGCCGTGCTGGCCGGGCAGCTTTCCGTGGGGTGGTGCAACGACGCGGTCGACGCGCGCCGGGACACCGCCGTCGGCCGCCGGGACAAACCGGTGGCGGCCGGTGCGCTGGCGCGGCGCGTGGTGTGGGGGGCGGCCGCGGCGGCGCTGGCCCTCTGCGTCCCGCTGTCCCTGCTCGGCGGAGTGACGGCGGCGACGGTGCACCTGGCCGGGGTGCTGGCCGGAGGCTGGGCCTACAACCTCCTGCTGAAGGGCACCGTGTTCTCCCCCCTCCCCTACGCGCTCGGGTTCGCCTCACTGCCCGCGTTCGTCACGCTCGGGCTGCCGTCGCAGCCGTGGCCCGCCTGGTGGGCGACGATGGGGAGCGCCGTACTCGGTGTCGGGGCGCACCTCGTCAACGTCCTCCCGGACATCGAGGACGATCTCGCGACCGGTGTCCGGGGCCTGCCGCAGCGCCTGGGTCCCACCGCGTGCCGGTGGCTCGCTCCCGCGGTGATGCTGACGGCGCTCGGCGTGCTCACCGCCGGGCCGCCGGGCACGGCAGGAGCGGCCGGCTGGGCGGTCGCGGCCGTGGCCGGGTGCGCGGCGGTGGCGGCCACGGCCGTGCGGCACGGCGACAGGAGGTGGCCTTTCCGTGCTGCGATCGCGGTGGCCGGTCTGGCCGTGGTGCAACTGCTGCTGCGGGGCGCGGACATCGCGTGA
- a CDS encoding aldose epimerase family protein — MPRPTARHRPFGCTPSGEDVGLWRLESGTGVHAEILTYGGILHALGVPDTAGDTASVVLSLPSVDQYAEKSPYFGALIGRYANRIAHGRFTLDGATHHVPVNDRGHALHGGPEGFDTKVWRATPLVEDDSAAVRLSLHSPDGEMGFPGALDVAVTYTLDSSGTLSLSFTAETDRPTVVNLCNHAYFNLAGSGDILAHTLQVDAPAYLPVRDDGIPMGPPLEVSGTPFDLTAPWLLGDRLSAPDDQMEQAGGFDHCWVLAAAPVGTLRRAARLTAPAAERVMEVWTTEPGLQVYTANQLNGSLMDGHGRSLGRHGAVCLETQHFPDAPNRPDYPSTVLRPGATLTSRTEFRFPHLST; from the coding sequence ATGCCCCGACCCACCGCGCGCCACAGGCCGTTCGGATGTACGCCGAGCGGAGAGGACGTCGGCCTGTGGCGACTGGAATCCGGCACCGGCGTCCACGCCGAGATCCTCACCTACGGCGGCATCCTCCACGCCCTCGGAGTGCCGGACACCGCGGGCGACACCGCTTCCGTGGTCCTCTCCCTGCCCTCCGTCGACCAGTACGCGGAGAAGAGCCCGTACTTCGGGGCCCTCATCGGCCGGTACGCCAACCGCATCGCCCACGGCCGCTTCACCCTCGACGGAGCGACCCATCACGTCCCAGTCAACGACCGCGGGCACGCGCTGCACGGCGGCCCGGAGGGCTTCGACACGAAGGTGTGGCGCGCCACCCCGCTGGTCGAGGACGACAGTGCCGCCGTACGGCTCTCGCTGCACAGCCCGGACGGCGAGATGGGCTTTCCCGGCGCGCTCGACGTCGCCGTCACCTACACACTCGACTCCTCCGGCACCCTCTCCCTGTCCTTCACCGCGGAGACGGACAGGCCGACGGTGGTCAACCTCTGCAACCACGCCTACTTCAACCTCGCCGGCTCCGGCGACATCCTGGCCCACACCCTTCAGGTCGACGCCCCCGCGTACCTGCCGGTCCGCGACGACGGCATCCCGATGGGCCCGCCGCTCGAAGTCTCCGGCACCCCCTTCGACCTGACGGCGCCGTGGCTTCTCGGCGACCGGCTGTCCGCCCCGGACGACCAGATGGAGCAAGCGGGGGGCTTCGACCACTGCTGGGTCCTCGCCGCCGCCCCCGTCGGCACACTCCGGCGCGCCGCCCGGCTCACCGCCCCGGCCGCGGAACGCGTCATGGAGGTGTGGACGACAGAACCAGGACTGCAGGTCTACACCGCCAACCAGCTCAACGGCTCACTCATGGACGGCCACGGGCGCAGCCTCGGCCGCCACGGCGCCGTGTGCCTGGAGACCCAGCACTTCCCCGACGCGCCCAACCGGCCCGACTACCCCAGCACCGTCCTGCGCCCCGGCGCGACCCTGACCAGCCGCACCGAGTTCCGCTTCCCGCACCTGTCGACGTGA
- a CDS encoding substrate-binding domain-containing protein — translation MGVSLKDVAQRAGVSIKTVSNVVNNYPHVTPHMRAKVQQAIDELGYRPNLTARHLRKGRTGIIAFAVPELGNPYFAELAGAVIDAAARHDYTVLVDHTAGLRERELLVSQEFRSHVIDGLILSPIHLETEDLIGRQETSPLVLLGEREYEAPYDQIAIDNVAAARTAVRHLLDLGRERIAFLGSRTDRERRPAHLRLRGWREELAADGREPDETLVVATDGYGRADGAAAMAALLDRGRQPDAVFAYNDLIALGAMRTLTERGLTVPDDVAVVGFDDIEESRYGSVTLTTISPDKQAIARLAVDSLVERLSGHVMAEPRRARPGYRLVIRESTGPTDGHETVPAPALETEPAPASETEPAPASETEPAPASEAAPAPARVPGPAPAQEPGPAPAT, via the coding sequence GTGGGCGTCAGCCTCAAGGACGTCGCGCAGCGGGCAGGCGTGTCGATCAAGACCGTGTCGAACGTGGTGAACAACTATCCCCATGTCACCCCGCACATGCGCGCCAAGGTGCAGCAGGCGATCGACGAACTCGGTTACCGTCCGAACCTCACCGCACGGCATCTGCGCAAGGGGCGAACCGGCATCATCGCCTTCGCCGTCCCGGAACTGGGCAACCCCTACTTCGCCGAGCTGGCCGGCGCCGTCATCGACGCCGCCGCCCGCCACGACTACACGGTGCTCGTCGATCACACCGCCGGCCTGCGCGAGCGGGAGCTCCTGGTCAGCCAGGAGTTCCGGTCGCACGTCATCGACGGACTGATCCTCAGCCCCATCCACCTGGAGACCGAGGACCTCATCGGCCGTCAGGAGACCTCGCCCCTGGTGCTGCTGGGGGAGCGGGAGTACGAGGCCCCTTACGACCAGATCGCCATCGACAACGTGGCCGCCGCCCGCACCGCCGTACGCCACCTCCTGGACCTGGGCCGCGAACGCATCGCCTTCCTCGGCTCACGCACCGACCGCGAGCGCCGGCCCGCCCACCTGCGACTGCGCGGCTGGCGCGAGGAACTCGCCGCCGATGGGCGGGAACCGGACGAGACGCTCGTCGTCGCCACCGACGGCTACGGGCGCGCCGACGGCGCCGCCGCCATGGCCGCCCTGCTCGACCGGGGCCGACAGCCGGACGCGGTGTTCGCCTACAACGACCTGATCGCCCTCGGAGCGATGCGCACCCTCACCGAACGCGGTCTCACCGTCCCGGACGACGTCGCCGTGGTGGGCTTCGACGACATCGAGGAGAGCCGCTACGGCAGCGTCACCCTCACCACCATCTCTCCCGACAAGCAGGCCATCGCCCGGCTGGCCGTGGACAGCCTCGTCGAACGGCTCTCCGGACACGTCATGGCCGAGCCACGCAGGGCGAGACCGGGCTACCGGCTCGTGATCCGCGAATCGACCGGCCCCACGGACGGGCACGAGACCGTCCCCGCCCCCGCCCTGGAGACCGAGCCCGCCCCGGCTTCGGAGACCGAGCCCGCCCCGGCTTCGGAGACCGAGCCCGCCCCGGCCTCGGAGGCTGCGCCCGCCCCGGCCCGAGTGCCGGGCCCGGCACCGGCTCAGGAGCCCGGTCCCGCACCGGCGACGTAG
- a CDS encoding ABC transporter permease → MKLSSVLDPAGSRAPSPGAGGQAGQEAGAGVSGRQRVASLVQRQGVLAVLLLVVLIASFVYPTFATLDNARGVTVQASFLAIVALGMTMVIITGGIDLSVGSVFALGGVLAAWASQWGVLPALLVPLVVCGAIGALNGVLIARVGMAPFIVTLASLLGARGLLLAITDEGATTYLVPKDSAFAELGQGSVWGFGYPILIALALFAAGGVVLQRTSFGQTLFAVGGSSDAAVLMGLPVARVRLTVYLLSGLLAGLAGAINAARLSSGVTIIGVGMELDAIAAVVIGGTLLVGGAGSLSGTLWGVLLLAVIQNLINQIGSLNSSYQSVVSGGFLIVVVVAQRYLARSRRTA, encoded by the coding sequence ATGAAACTCTCCTCAGTTCTCGACCCCGCGGGGTCACGTGCCCCGTCGCCCGGCGCCGGCGGGCAGGCCGGCCAGGAGGCCGGGGCCGGCGTGTCCGGCAGGCAGCGCGTCGCCTCGCTCGTCCAGCGGCAGGGCGTGCTCGCGGTCCTGCTCCTCGTCGTCCTGATTGCCTCGTTCGTCTACCCGACGTTCGCGACGCTCGACAACGCCCGTGGTGTGACGGTGCAGGCGTCCTTCCTCGCCATCGTGGCGCTGGGCATGACCATGGTGATCATCACCGGGGGCATCGACCTGTCCGTCGGCTCGGTCTTCGCCCTCGGCGGCGTACTCGCGGCCTGGGCATCCCAATGGGGCGTACTCCCGGCGCTGTTGGTGCCGCTGGTGGTCTGCGGAGCGATCGGCGCACTCAACGGGGTGCTCATCGCCCGAGTGGGCATGGCCCCCTTCATCGTCACCCTCGCCTCCCTCCTGGGCGCCCGCGGACTGCTGCTCGCCATCACCGACGAGGGCGCCACCACCTACCTGGTGCCGAAGGACTCGGCGTTCGCCGAACTCGGCCAGGGCAGCGTCTGGGGCTTCGGCTACCCGATCCTGATCGCCCTGGCGCTCTTCGCCGCGGGCGGCGTGGTCCTCCAGCGCACCTCGTTCGGTCAGACGCTCTTCGCGGTGGGCGGCAGCAGCGACGCCGCCGTGCTCATGGGACTTCCTGTGGCACGCGTCAGGCTCACCGTCTATCTGCTGAGCGGACTGCTGGCCGGCCTGGCCGGTGCGATCAACGCGGCCCGGCTCTCCTCGGGCGTGACCATCATCGGCGTCGGCATGGAACTCGACGCCATCGCCGCCGTCGTCATCGGCGGGACGCTCCTCGTCGGCGGCGCCGGCTCGCTCAGCGGCACCCTGTGGGGCGTGCTCCTGCTGGCGGTGATCCAGAACCTCATCAACCAGATCGGTTCGCTCAACTCGTCCTACCAGTCCGTGGTCAGCGGCGGATTCCTCATCGTCGTCGTGGTCGCGCAGCGGTACCTGGCGCGAAGCCGAAGAACCGCTTGA
- a CDS encoding ABC transporter permease, whose amino-acid sequence MTTHAPAAPGRSLPRLPGPAWFQEYGVYAAVAALLLFNAFFTEHFLTADNLRTQLIQVAPVVIVALGMALVIGTEGVDLSVGSAMALAAAVLPLYLGYGLVPALLIALLAGAVVGAVNGTLVSVVGLQPIVATLALFVGGRGIALVMADGQLKQIANPDLLALGTGSFLGIPLVVLIAGVLALAVAFLVHRTTFGRQVVAIGGNRPAAALAGLPVKRVLTGVYILCGVLAALAGILATARLTASDPSSLGNLMELSAITAVVVGGTPLSGGSIRVLGTVAGALLMQLLRATLVKHDLPDSTAQIAQAAIIIVAVYVARERRSR is encoded by the coding sequence ATGACCACCCACGCCCCCGCAGCGCCGGGGCGGAGCCTGCCACGGCTGCCCGGACCCGCGTGGTTCCAGGAGTACGGCGTGTACGCCGCGGTGGCCGCGCTCCTCTTGTTCAACGCCTTCTTCACCGAGCACTTCCTCACCGCCGACAACCTCCGCACCCAGTTGATCCAGGTCGCCCCCGTCGTCATCGTGGCCCTGGGCATGGCGCTGGTGATCGGCACGGAGGGCGTCGACCTGTCGGTGGGTTCCGCCATGGCACTGGCGGCAGCCGTACTGCCGCTCTACCTCGGCTACGGCCTCGTTCCCGCCCTGCTGATCGCGCTCCTCGCAGGAGCGGTGGTCGGCGCGGTGAACGGCACCCTCGTGTCCGTGGTGGGCCTGCAACCCATCGTCGCCACACTCGCGCTCTTCGTCGGAGGCCGGGGGATCGCCCTGGTCATGGCGGACGGGCAGCTGAAGCAGATCGCCAACCCCGACCTGCTCGCCCTCGGCACCGGAAGCTTCCTCGGCATCCCGCTCGTCGTACTGATCGCCGGGGTGCTGGCGCTCGCCGTCGCCTTCCTCGTCCACCGCACCACCTTCGGACGGCAGGTCGTCGCGATCGGCGGCAACCGGCCCGCCGCGGCACTGGCGGGCCTGCCCGTCAAGCGCGTCCTCACCGGCGTCTACATCCTGTGCGGTGTACTCGCGGCGCTCGCCGGCATCCTCGCCACCGCCCGTCTCACCGCCAGTGACCCCTCCTCCCTGGGCAATCTGATGGAGCTGTCCGCGATCACCGCGGTGGTCGTGGGCGGGACACCGCTCAGCGGCGGCTCCATCCGCGTGCTGGGCACCGTGGCCGGAGCGCTGCTGATGCAGCTGCTGCGCGCCACGCTCGTCAAGCACGACCTGCCCGACTCGACCGCCCAGATCGCCCAGGCGGCCATCATCATCGTCGCCGTCTACGTCGCACGGGAGCGCCGATCCCGATGA
- a CDS encoding sugar ABC transporter ATP-binding protein, translating to MASPEAAASAATGEPPSVTPTVLEARGVSKRFPGVVALDDVSFTLRAGETHALVGENGAGKSTLIKVLTGVHRPDGGELLLSGQQVHFARPFEAQQAGISTIYQEVNLVPLMSVARNIFLGREPRTRLGLIDFGRMHREAATLLEGFRVTVDPRRPLHTLGVGTQQMVALARAVSVRAQVVIMDEPTSSLEPREVETLFRVIEDLRRQNIAVLYVSHRMDELYRVCDRVTVLRDGRHIHTGDLADLERVQLVSMMLGREITEVRRHGVTSFGDEDHDIARKPILTADGLTSRHRLDDISLDLHPGEVLGLGGLLGSGRSETAKALAGALPLDKGTISVAGRVLRRISSASAIRAGISLLPEDRKAEGIVPGLSVRENIVLAALPRLSRGGIVSRKRQDRIVDIFMKRLRIKASSPEQKVGELSGGNQQKVLLARWLCLEPKVLLLDEPTRGIDVGAKAEVQALIDELAQEGLAVLLISSDIEELIEGSDRIVVLRGGATAGELTGDQVSEAALLSVLADHAPAPVPPAPVPPEADTGSGADAGAGGGTEGGAGGGTEAEAGAGADTPDPLTPAPDAADAPDVATAPDDPHPAPVPGRAAADLPADAPADAPAVKEDLR from the coding sequence ATGGCATCCCCCGAAGCGGCAGCGTCCGCGGCGACCGGCGAACCGCCGTCGGTCACGCCGACGGTGCTGGAGGCTCGCGGCGTCAGTAAACGCTTCCCAGGCGTGGTCGCGCTCGACGACGTCTCGTTCACCCTGCGCGCCGGGGAGACCCACGCGCTCGTCGGCGAGAACGGGGCGGGCAAGTCCACGCTGATCAAGGTACTGACCGGCGTCCACCGCCCCGACGGCGGCGAGTTGCTGCTGTCAGGGCAGCAAGTGCACTTCGCCCGGCCCTTCGAGGCGCAGCAGGCCGGCATCTCCACGATCTATCAGGAGGTGAACCTCGTCCCCCTGATGAGCGTGGCCCGCAACATCTTCCTCGGCCGCGAACCGAGGACCCGGCTGGGACTCATCGACTTCGGGCGGATGCACAGGGAGGCCGCCACCCTGCTGGAGGGCTTCCGCGTCACCGTGGATCCGCGCCGGCCCCTGCACACGCTGGGCGTCGGCACCCAGCAGATGGTCGCGCTGGCCCGCGCCGTGTCGGTACGGGCCCAAGTGGTGATCATGGACGAGCCCACCTCGTCCCTGGAGCCGCGCGAGGTCGAGACCCTGTTCCGGGTCATCGAGGATCTGCGCCGGCAGAACATCGCCGTCCTCTACGTCAGTCACCGCATGGACGAGCTGTACCGCGTCTGCGACCGCGTCACCGTGCTCCGCGACGGCCGGCACATCCACACCGGCGACCTGGCGGACCTCGAGCGCGTGCAGCTGGTGTCCATGATGCTCGGCCGGGAGATCACCGAGGTCCGCCGGCACGGAGTGACCAGCTTCGGCGACGAGGACCACGACATCGCGCGCAAGCCCATCCTCACCGCCGACGGACTGACCAGCAGGCACCGGCTCGACGACATATCCCTGGACCTCCACCCCGGCGAAGTGCTCGGCCTGGGAGGCCTGCTGGGATCGGGACGCAGCGAGACCGCCAAGGCGCTCGCCGGCGCTCTGCCCCTGGACAAGGGAACGATCAGCGTGGCGGGGCGGGTGCTCCGCCGGATCTCGTCCGCGAGTGCCATCCGCGCCGGGATCAGCCTGCTGCCCGAGGACAGAAAGGCCGAGGGCATCGTGCCGGGCCTTTCCGTACGCGAGAACATCGTGCTCGCCGCCCTGCCGCGGCTCTCCCGCGGCGGCATCGTCTCGCGCAAACGGCAGGACCGCATCGTCGACATCTTCATGAAGCGGCTGCGCATCAAGGCGTCGAGCCCCGAGCAGAAGGTCGGCGAACTGTCCGGCGGCAACCAGCAGAAGGTGCTGCTGGCCCGCTGGTTGTGCCTGGAGCCCAAGGTGCTGCTGCTCGACGAGCCCACCCGGGGCATCGACGTCGGCGCCAAGGCCGAGGTGCAGGCGCTCATCGACGAGCTCGCGCAGGAAGGGCTCGCCGTGCTGCTGATCTCCTCCGACATCGAGGAACTCATCGAAGGGTCCGACCGGATCGTGGTGCTGCGGGGCGGAGCGACGGCAGGTGAGCTGACGGGTGACCAGGTCAGCGAGGCCGCGCTGCTCTCCGTGCTCGCCGACCACGCGCCCGCGCCGGTACCGCCCGCGCCCGTTCCGCCGGAGGCGGACACCGGTTCAGGCGCCGATGCCGGGGCCGGCGGTGGCACGGAGGGCGGGGCCGGCGGTGGCACGGAGGCCGAGGCAGGCGCGGGCGCCGACACCCCGGACCCGCTCACCCCGGCCCCGGACGCGGCCGACGCTCCCGACGTGGCCACCGCCCCGGACGACCCGCATCCGGCCCCGGTTCCCGGCCGGGCCGCAGCCGATCTCCCGGCCGACGCCCCCGCCGACGCCCCGGCCGTCAAGGAGGACCTGCGATGA
- a CDS encoding ABC transporter substrate-binding protein: MTIPKRSRSLTVACLLAATATLAVSGCAKSETPSNAGGDSSQAAQAAETPAGSSGSGCTLETYGAPKLDLKDAVVGFSQSEKEANPFRIAETRSIKDEAAKLGVKKLLTTNAQSQLSKQISDIQDMLAQGAQFLIVAPLNSDGLEPAFKAAAAKKVPVLTIDRKVNAGACKDYLAFLGSDFVEQGKRAADAMIKATGGKGKVAILLGASGNNVTTDRTKGFVDQVAAKAPGLEIVAQQTGEFARDKGQQVMEQLIQSKPDITAVYAENDEMALGAITALKSAGKKPGKDVKVVSIDGTRNAVQALVNGEMNAVIESNPRFGPLAFATAQKFYAGEEIPENVIISDRSYDESNAKASIGGAY; the protein is encoded by the coding sequence ATGACCATCCCGAAGAGATCTCGCTCGCTCACCGTCGCCTGTCTGCTCGCCGCCACCGCGACGCTGGCCGTGTCCGGCTGCGCCAAGTCGGAGACCCCGAGCAACGCCGGCGGTGACAGCAGCCAGGCCGCCCAGGCGGCCGAGACGCCCGCCGGCAGCTCGGGATCCGGCTGCACGCTCGAGACCTACGGCGCCCCCAAGCTCGACCTGAAGGACGCGGTCGTCGGCTTCTCCCAGTCGGAGAAGGAGGCCAACCCCTTCCGTATCGCGGAGACCCGGTCCATCAAGGACGAGGCCGCGAAGCTCGGCGTCAAGAAGCTTCTCACGACCAACGCGCAGTCCCAGCTGTCCAAGCAGATCAGCGACATCCAGGACATGCTCGCCCAGGGCGCCCAGTTCCTCATCGTCGCCCCGCTGAACTCCGACGGCCTCGAGCCCGCCTTCAAGGCCGCCGCGGCCAAGAAGGTCCCCGTCCTCACCATCGACCGCAAGGTCAACGCGGGCGCGTGCAAGGACTATCTGGCCTTCCTGGGCTCGGACTTCGTCGAACAGGGCAAGCGCGCCGCCGACGCGATGATCAAGGCGACCGGCGGCAAGGGCAAGGTCGCCATTCTCCTCGGAGCGTCCGGCAACAACGTCACCACCGACCGCACCAAGGGCTTCGTCGACCAGGTCGCCGCCAAGGCGCCCGGCCTGGAGATCGTCGCTCAGCAGACCGGCGAGTTCGCCCGCGACAAGGGCCAGCAGGTCATGGAGCAGCTCATCCAGTCCAAGCCCGACATCACCGCCGTCTACGCGGAGAACGACGAGATGGCGCTCGGCGCCATCACCGCCCTGAAGTCCGCCGGCAAGAAGCCCGGCAAGGACGTCAAGGTCGTCTCCATCGACGGCACGCGCAACGCCGTCCAGGCCCTGGTCAACGGCGAGATGAACGCGGTCATCGAGTCCAACCCCCGCTTCGGTCCGCTCGCCTTCGCCACCGCGCAGAAGTTCTACGCCGGTGAGGAGATCCCGGAGAACGTGATCATCAGCGACCGCTCCTACGACGAGTCCAACGCCAAGGCGTCCATCGGCGGAGCGTACTGA